A segment of the Candidatus Krumholzibacteriia bacterium genome:
TATTGCACCAGCACCGGCCGGTCGAAGCCGAAGTTGGCCCGGATGCGCGCCACGTCGTCGGGCCCGACCATGGGGTTTTCCACCATCATGCCGGCCGGCCCCCCGGGCACGGCCTGCATCAGTGCAAAACAGATGAGGGACACGAGCAGGACGAGCGGGATCACCGCCAGCGAACGCCGAATGAAGAAACGGAACATTCCCATAACGTAATTATTTGCAATGGTTTAAAGCTCTGCCCCATCCCCCTGCCGCAGTCCCCCACTCCGGGACAGCGATTTCTGTACCAATCGGGGCCCCGGGGCGGGAAAAGCGGAAACCGGAGGGACTCGCCGGGCACACCCGGGTCGAAGCGGGAACGCGGTCAGCGCGCCGATACCTGGGACGCGGGATCGGCCAGGTACCAATCGGCGGCGTTCCAGGTGTCCGCGGACTGGGTGGCGTTGGGGCGGAAGTTGCGCAGGCGCTCGGTAACCGGGTCGATGGCGGTGTACCAGAACAGCGGAATCACCGGCACCTCATCGACGAGGATCTCCTGCACGCGGCGATACAGCTCTTCGCGGCGCGCCCCGTCGGTTTCGGTCCCCGCCCGGTCGAGCATCGCGGTGAGCTCCTCGTGCACGAAGCGGGGGTGATTCTGGCCGTTGGGCGGGATGCTCCCCGCGGCGTAGAGCGCCTCGCGACGCGACGGGCCGGGTGACGAGAGCCAGGCGTACATCGCGATGTCGAAGGTGCCGCGCTTGAGCACGCCGCCGTCTTCGTAGGTTCCGTAGAGAACGGTGGGCCCGTAGTTCTCGATGGCGAGGTCGATTCCCACCGCGCGATACTGGTCGCGCAGCACCAGTTCGGTGCGCTCGCGGTTGGGCTGGCCGGAACTGGCCGATATGGTCAGGCGCAACTCCTTGCCGTCGCGCTCGAGGATGCCGTTTCCGTCGTCGTCCCGCCATCCCGCTTCGCGCAGCAGCCGCCGTGCCTGCGCCGGGTCGTACCCGGCACGCTGTGCGGCCTCGTGTGAGTAGTAGCGCGATTGCTCGAACTCATCCAGCGCGGCCACCCGCACCAGCCCGTTGTAGATGCGCTCCGCGATCTCCGCCTTGTTGGTGGCGTACATCAACGCGCGCCGCACGCGCACATCGCGCAGCACCTCGTGCTCGGTATTGAGATCCAGGTGCTCGTACATGAGCATGGGTGTGCGGTAGACACGTATGCCGTCGATGGCGTCGAGCTGGGAGATGTAGCTGATGTTGGCGTTGTCAAACATGTCGATCTCACCGGTCTTGAGCTGCACCAGCAGCGCGTTCTCGGTGGGTACGAACTTGAAGATGATGGCGTCCAGGTGCGGTCCCTCGCCGTAGTAGTCCCGGTTGGCCACCAGCACCAGATGCGACCCCGGCGCCCAGCTCTCGAAACGGAACGGCCCCGAGCCCACCGGGGCGCGGTGGTAGGCGGCGGACTGGAAGCGTGCACCCCGGCTGGTGCGCAACAGGTGCTCCGGAAGCACCGACTCGTCGTAGAAGGTCTCGCTTGCGAAGTCGGGGTACGGGCGCTTGAGCCGAAACACCACCGTGTGGTCGTCGGGCGTTGCCAGCGACGCGACCACGTCCCAGCCCTCGCGCGACTCCACGTTGACATCCGGATCCATGATGATTTCGAGGGTGAACCTGACGTCGCGGCTGGTGACCGGCATCCCGTCGTGCCAGCGGGCGTCCTTGCGCAGGTGGTAGGTGTACTCCAGGTGGTCCGCGGAAACACCGCCGTTCTCCACGGTGGGAATCTCCTCGATCAGGTCCGGCACCAGCTCGTAGCGGTCGTTGTACTTGACGAACTTCGAGAAGATGAGGTTGCAGACCATGTTGTTGGTCGCCATGGAGTTGAGTATCTCGCTGAGGATCTCCGGCTCCTGCTGGACCCCGATGACCACGCGGCCGCCGGCCTTCGGGCCGGAGGTGGTGTCCGCGGCGGCGCCCGGGGAGGCATTGCGGGACGCACCCGGGTCGGGGGCGGAACACGCAAGCGCGAGGCCGCAGAAGAGCGCAACGATCCCTGGACGGTGCATACCTGGCGGTTTGCTGCAAGAAGCACGCCGCAGGGGCTGGCGCCGGCACCCGGCATAAAGAAAAAAGGCCGGCCCGAAGGCCGGCCTCACAAACGCTCGTATGTGGCCCGGTCAGTTCCGGATGGCCGCGTCGATCTTGCCAGTCAGCGCCTGCTTGGGCTGGGCTCCGATGATCCGGGCGACTTCCTCGCCGTTCTTGAAGATCATGAGGGTGGGAATGCTCATGATCCCGTAGCGCGACGCCACACCCTGGTTGTCATCGGTGTTGACCTTGCCGACCTTGAGCCTGCCGTCGTACTCGCTGGAGATCTCGGCGACGATGGGCGCAACCATGCGGCACGGGGCGCACCACGGCGCCCAGAAGTCGACCAGCACGGGCTTGTCAGACTTCAGCACCTCGGCTTCAAAGTTGGCATCGGTGAATTCGAATTCCTTGGACATCCGCTCCTCCTGAAGATCAGTCTCTTGGATGATAGGTTCGATAATTGGTCCGGCGAGGTGTTCTCCCGCTCCAAAACGATTCTGGTCCGGCCAGTATCCCCGGTATCCCGGATCGTGTAAAGGGCTTTTGAACCCGCGTACGGCCCGTGAGACGGCCCCGGGGGCTCGACCTTACACCTGCTTCTGAGACGCCCGGCGCCGCAGCGCTTGCCGCGGTGGCGCACCTGCGTGTATCTTGTGATGGCGGCTGCGAGCCCGATCACATGAGTCCCTACTCCTACCGACCATCGCCACCCTTTTCCGGACCCGGGTTCCTGGGCACCGCGGTAGGCCGCATCATCGTTGCCAACCTGGCGGTGTTCTTCCTCCAGAACCTGATTCCCCCGCTGACCGCGTACCTCGCCCTCACCCCCAAGCTGGTGGTACAACGGGGCTTCGTCTGGCAGATCGTCACCTACATGTTCCTGCACGGCGGGTTCTGGCACCTGTTCTTCAACATGCTGGTGCTGTGGTTCTTCGGCAACATGGTGGAGTCGGTGTGGGGCGCGCGGCGCTTCCTGCGCTACTACATCTGGTGCGGAATCGGCGGCGGGCTGCTGCACATGGCGCTCGAGTACAATGCGAGCGTGGTGGGTGCGAGCGGCGCCATCTTCGGTGTGTATCTGGCCACGGCCATGCTCTTTCCCGACGCCCAGGTCATGCTCTACTTCCTGATCCCGGTCAAGGTGAAGTACTTCGTGATGGGTCTGGCGGTTCTGCAGCTGGCGCAGGGAATCTCGGGGCCGTCGGGGGTCGCCTACTTCGCGCACATGGGCGGCATGCTGGCCGGCCTGTTGTTCTTCCGGCACGACATTGCGCGGCGGCTCAAGTTCGCCAGCGGACCGCAGCGCAAGTGGAAGGAATACGTGGCAGAGGAACGGCGCCGCGACGAGGCGCGCCCGGAGGACAACATCGACTCAATACTGGACAAGATTTCGGCGAAGGGCTACGACAACCTCACGCCCACCGAAAAGCGCATTCTGGAAAACTACAGCCGCCAGCGGCCGGACGACTCCAGCAACTAGTTGCCGTTTTTGCTGGCGGCGCCGAGCGCCTCTTTCTCCTCATCGCCCAGGGGACGGGCGGGTTCACCGGAGCGGATTTCGACCGCGTAGCCACGCGCAAAGTTGGTTCCCACCAGATTCGAAATCAGGATGCCGTTCTTGTTTTCGTCGAGCAGGCACAGCGAGTAGCTCTGCTGTCCCGCGACCCCGTCGAACGCGTTGTAGCGCACGATGCCCAGGCGCTTGAAGTGGCTGCGCGCCTCGATGTTGGCCGCTTCCATGGCCGCCTTGAGTACGGCGACGTCCTGCTGGTTGGACTCCACCGCGCGCAGCAGGGTCGGCAGCGTGTCCACGCTGGACGCGTCGCCCTGCGAAACCCACGAGAAACGGCGCGACATCTTTTGCACCCCGGCGAAGGCAATGCCCCCGATAACGAGAGCGGCCAGCGCGATTGCGCCGGTGGTGTATACCAGAACGTTCGTATCCATGCCCTGCGAGACCCCCTGCGGCAAGTTGATGGGCGAATCAGCGGCGAAGCCTAATACGGGGCTCGCGGACCTGTAAACATGAATGTGGGGTCGGCAGTGGCGGCCTGGAACCGCGCCGCTAGCTTCGCACCTCCACGGTGAAGGTCACCCGGGCGGAGCCCTTTGCGGCCACCGGCACGGCGAAGCGCACCCGGGTGGCGGTCTCTTTCTCGTACTCGTGCGATGCCTGGGTGATGGACCAGTCCCCGTTCAGGTTCTCCACCAAGGCCACGGTGATGGCCTCGTCCTTGTGGTTGCGCACGTCGATCTGGTACGAGGACCGGTACAGGTGGCCGCTGGACAGGACCTCGAAGCTGGTCTGCTTGCGCTCGGCAACCACGTCGAAGGCATCACCCATCTTGACACGGACGGTCTCGTTCTCGGGGGTGTGGTCGATGCGGTCCTCGCCGGTGAACTGCAGCGCGTCCTTCGAGTCCTTCTTGTACACGCGCACCACGCCCTTGGGCAGCGGCATGCCCATGCCATTCTTTTTCGTGTTGTCCAGCGCAAGATACACCCCCACCTTGGGCTTCTCGAGGATTTCGTTGCGCGCGTACCAGTACCCACCCTGCGGCTCGACCACGAACGACTTCTTCACCCCCACGTTCTCTGCCGACAACAGCGTGATCTGCTTGGTCTGATTGTCCTTGATGGTGGCCTTGCGCTCGAGGGTGTACAGGTGGTACTCGAAGAAACTCTCCTCGGCAAACTGGGCCATGCTGAGTTCCTCGGCCCGGCCACCGCGAACGTGCATGTCGGTGCCGGTCTTGAATTCCGGCCGCACGCGGTTCACGTCACCCGCCACCAGCTTGAGGCCGGCGTTCTCGTAGGTGGCACCGCTGTGGTTCTCGATAGTGACCCAGCCGGTCAGGTCGATGTTCTTGTCGTCGGACGACAGCACCAGCACGTAGTCTGCCTTCCAGCCGATACCACCGGTGAGATAACTCGCCTCCACGGTCTGTCGGGGGCGCTTGCTGTCCAGCAGCCACACCAGCGATGGTCTGGAAATGAGTCCCTCGGGCAGCGACGGCAGGATGATGCGGCCCGACGGGTTGATGGCGATACGCCCGTCCTCCATTTCGTAGACCCACCCCTCCTGGTTGCCGATGAGTTTTGCGCGCACCGTCTCGGTGGATCCATCCTCGCGCTCTTTGAACAACTCCACCGTCTGCCCCAGGTATTTCTCCATCAGGCGCGACGGCGATATCAGGTCGTACTCAAAGTTCTGCTCCAGCACGGAGAGCGCGGACGGCGCGTCGAGCGAAACGATGTGCACCGAGGTGGGGTCGATCTGCGCAGCGACGCCCTCGAACCACAGGTTCTGCGCACCGGTGGCGAGTGTCACCGCGCGCACGTCCTTCACCAGGCCCAGGTTGTCGTTGTAGATGGTGATACTGATGGACTTCTGGTCGGCAGTGGTGCTGCGGCTGTCGGCGGCAGTAGCACCGCCGCCGGTCGCAAGCGTCGCGACGAGGGTGGCAACGGCGGCGTAGTATGCGGACGTGTTCATTGGGCTTGCCTCCTGTGGAAACCCGGGGCGGAACGGAAAACGGGACGCCTGTCTCCAAGCGTCCCGTCAGTATATACCCGCTGCGGCGAAAACGATCCACCGCGCGATTTCGTGGTGTGGTGCCCAGGGCGGGACTCGAACCCGCACACACTTGCGTGTACTACCCCCTCAAGATAGCGTGTCTGCCAATTCCACCACCTGGGCGAGTCTTTCGGCGACGGTCTAGGGGGCGGGAGGCGCGTCAGCGGCCGTGGTGTCCGCCGCGCCGCCCAGAATCTCGTCGATGCTCTGGCCGCTGGGAATCACGTTCTGCTGCTGTTCCACCGCCTGCCGCACCACGCTGCGGGTGCCCCCCTGGCCGCGTCGCGCCGACATGAACGCGAGCAAGAGCGAGAGCACCATGAATCCAACGGCCAGGTACGTCGTGGCCTTGCTCAGGAAGGTGGCCGTCTCCTGGCCACCGAACATGGTCTGACCGCCCGCGCCACCGAAGGCACCGGCCAGTCCGCCTCCCTTGCTCGACTGAAGCAGCACCACGAGAATGAGCACGAGGCAGA
Coding sequences within it:
- a CDS encoding rhomboid family intramembrane serine protease, which translates into the protein MSPYSYRPSPPFSGPGFLGTAVGRIIVANLAVFFLQNLIPPLTAYLALTPKLVVQRGFVWQIVTYMFLHGGFWHLFFNMLVLWFFGNMVESVWGARRFLRYYIWCGIGGGLLHMALEYNASVVGASGAIFGVYLATAMLFPDAQVMLYFLIPVKVKYFVMGLAVLQLAQGISGPSGVAYFAHMGGMLAGLLFFRHDIARRLKFASGPQRKWKEYVAEERRRDEARPEDNIDSILDKISAKGYDNLTPTEKRILENYSRQRPDDSSN
- a CDS encoding peptide ABC transporter substrate-binding protein, with the translated sequence MHRPGIVALFCGLALACSAPDPGASRNASPGAAADTTSGPKAGGRVVIGVQQEPEILSEILNSMATNNMVCNLIFSKFVKYNDRYELVPDLIEEIPTVENGGVSADHLEYTYHLRKDARWHDGMPVTSRDVRFTLEIIMDPDVNVESREGWDVVASLATPDDHTVVFRLKRPYPDFASETFYDESVLPEHLLRTSRGARFQSAAYHRAPVGSGPFRFESWAPGSHLVLVANRDYYGEGPHLDAIIFKFVPTENALLVQLKTGEIDMFDNANISYISQLDAIDGIRVYRTPMLMYEHLDLNTEHEVLRDVRVRRALMYATNKAEIAERIYNGLVRVAALDEFEQSRYYSHEAAQRAGYDPAQARRLLREAGWRDDDGNGILERDGKELRLTISASSGQPNRERTELVLRDQYRAVGIDLAIENYGPTVLYGTYEDGGVLKRGTFDIAMYAWLSSPGPSRREALYAAGSIPPNGQNHPRFVHEELTAMLDRAGTETDGARREELYRRVQEILVDEVPVIPLFWYTAIDPVTERLRNFRPNATQSADTWNAADWYLADPASQVSAR
- a CDS encoding DUF4446 family protein, which produces MDTNVLVYTTGAIALAALVIGGIAFAGVQKMSRRFSWVSQGDASSVDTLPTLLRAVESNQQDVAVLKAAMEAANIEARSHFKRLGIVRYNAFDGVAGQQSYSLCLLDENKNGILISNLVGTNFARGYAVEIRSGEPARPLGDEEKEALGAASKNGN
- the secG gene encoding preprotein translocase subunit SecG — protein: MLYNILIAVHVVVCLVLILVVLLQSSKGGGLAGAFGGAGGQTMFGGQETATFLSKATTYLAVGFMVLSLLLAFMSARRGQGGTRSVVRQAVEQQQNVIPSGQSIDEILGGAADTTAADAPPAP
- the trxA gene encoding thioredoxin encodes the protein MSKEFEFTDANFEAEVLKSDKPVLVDFWAPWCAPCRMVAPIVAEISSEYDGRLKVGKVNTDDNQGVASRYGIMSIPTLMIFKNGEEVARIIGAQPKQALTGKIDAAIRN
- a CDS encoding DUF4139 domain-containing protein, whose protein sequence is MNTSAYYAAVATLVATLATGGGATAADSRSTTADQKSISITIYNDNLGLVKDVRAVTLATGAQNLWFEGVAAQIDPTSVHIVSLDAPSALSVLEQNFEYDLISPSRLMEKYLGQTVELFKEREDGSTETVRAKLIGNQEGWVYEMEDGRIAINPSGRIILPSLPEGLISRPSLVWLLDSKRPRQTVEASYLTGGIGWKADYVLVLSSDDKNIDLTGWVTIENHSGATYENAGLKLVAGDVNRVRPEFKTGTDMHVRGGRAEELSMAQFAEESFFEYHLYTLERKATIKDNQTKQITLLSAENVGVKKSFVVEPQGGYWYARNEILEKPKVGVYLALDNTKKNGMGMPLPKGVVRVYKKDSKDALQFTGEDRIDHTPENETVRVKMGDAFDVVAERKQTSFEVLSSGHLYRSSYQIDVRNHKDEAITVALVENLNGDWSITQASHEYEKETATRVRFAVPVAAKGSARVTFTVEVRS